From one Phocaeicola salanitronis DSM 18170 genomic stretch:
- the rplE gene encoding 50S ribosomal protein L5 — translation MGNTASLKKEYAERIAPALKNQFQYSSSMQIPVLKKIVINQGLGMAVADKKIIDVAINELTAITGQKAVATVSRKDIANFKLRKKMPIGVMVTLRRERMYEFLEKLIRVALPRIRDFKGIESKFDGRGNYTLGIQEQIIFPEINIDSITKILGMNITFVTSANTDEEGYALLKEFGLPFKNAKKD, via the coding sequence ATGGGTAATACTGCAAGCCTTAAGAAAGAATATGCAGAGCGCATTGCTCCTGCATTGAAGAATCAATTCCAGTATTCTTCATCCATGCAAATTCCCGTACTCAAGAAAATTGTAATCAACCAAGGCTTGGGTATGGCTGTTGCTGATAAAAAAATTATTGATGTTGCTATCAATGAGTTAACTGCAATAACTGGTCAAAAAGCGGTGGCAACTGTGTCACGCAAAGATATCGCTAACTTCAAGCTGCGTAAGAAAATGCCGATTGGAGTAATGGTTACTTTGCGTCGTGAAAGAATGTATGAATTCCTTGAAAAACTGATTCGTGTGGCTTTGCCTCGAATCCGTGACTTCAAAGGTATTGAAAGTAAGTTTGATGGAAGAGGCAATTATACATTAGGTATTCAAGAGCAAATCATCTTCCCTGAAATCAATATTGATAGCATCACCAAAATTTTGGGGATGAATATTACGTTTGTGACTTCTGCAAATACTGATGAAGAAGGATATGCATTGTTGAAGGAATTCGGTTTACCGTTTAAAAACGCTAAAAAAGACTGA
- the rplO gene encoding 50S ribosomal protein L15, with protein sequence MNLNSLRPAAGSTKTRKRVGRGAGSGLGGTSTRGHKGAKSRSGYSKKIGFEGGQMPLQRRVPKFGFKNINRVEYKAINLNVIQELATAKNLLKVGINDLIEAGFISSNQLVKVLGNGSLTTKLDVEAHAFSKSAVAAIEAVGGNAVKL encoded by the coding sequence ATGAATTTAAATAGTTTACGTCCTGCAGCAGGTTCTACTAAAACCAGAAAAAGAGTTGGTCGTGGTGCCGGATCTGGTTTAGGGGGCACTTCTACAAGAGGACATAAAGGAGCAAAATCAAGATCGGGTTATTCTAAAAAGATCGGTTTTGAAGGTGGTCAGATGCCGCTTCAGCGCCGTGTCCCCAAATTTGGTTTTAAGAATATTAATCGTGTTGAATACAAAGCCATTAATCTGAACGTTATTCAGGAATTGGCAACAGCTAAGAATCTGTTAAAGGTTGGTATTAATGATTTGATTGAAGCCGGTTTTATTTCTTCTAATCAATTAGTGAAAGTTCTTGGTAACGGTAGTTTAACTACGAAACTCGATGTGGAAGCTCATGCTTTTTCTAAGAGTGCAGTAGCTGCAATCGAAGCCGTTGGTGGTAATGCAGTAAAACTCTGA
- the rplW gene encoding 50S ribosomal protein L23 has product MGIIIKPLVTEKMTAISDKMNNRFGFVVCPDANKLEIKSEIEALYNVTVLDVNTMRYQGKNKTRYTKSGLLKGRKNAFKKAIVTLKEGDTIDFYSNI; this is encoded by the coding sequence ATGGGAATAATTATAAAACCGTTGGTTACAGAAAAGATGACAGCGATATCTGATAAAATGAATAACCGTTTTGGATTTGTTGTTTGTCCGGATGCCAACAAATTGGAAATTAAGAGCGAAATCGAAGCTTTGTATAACGTAACTGTGTTGGATGTAAACACGATGCGTTATCAGGGAAAGAATAAGACCCGTTATACAAAATCAGGCTTGCTTAAGGGGCGCAAGAATGCTTTTAAGAAAGCCATTGTAACCTTGAAAGAAGGCGATACGATTGATTTTTATAGTAATATTTAA
- the rpsE gene encoding 30S ribosomal protein S5, translating into MAVNNRIKITNDIELKDRLVAINRVTKVTKGGRTFSFAAIVVVGNEDGIIGWGLGKAGEVTAAIAKGVEAAKKNLTRIPVLKGTVPHEQNAKFGGAQVFIKPASTGTGVVAGGAMRAVLESVGITDVLAKSKGSSNPHNLVKATILALSEMRDARMVAQNRGVSLDKVFRG; encoded by the coding sequence ATGGCAGTTAATAATAGAATTAAGATCACTAACGATATTGAGTTAAAAGACAGATTGGTGGCAATAAACCGTGTGACAAAAGTTACGAAAGGTGGTAGAACTTTCAGTTTTGCTGCTATTGTCGTAGTCGGAAATGAGGACGGTATTATTGGCTGGGGTCTTGGTAAAGCAGGTGAAGTAACAGCTGCAATTGCTAAAGGTGTGGAAGCTGCAAAGAAAAATCTGACACGGATACCTGTTTTGAAAGGTACAGTTCCTCATGAGCAAAATGCTAAATTCGGCGGTGCTCAAGTTTTCATTAAGCCGGCTTCAACAGGTACTGGAGTCGTAGCAGGAGGCGCAATGCGTGCTGTCTTGGAAAGTGTGGGTATAACTGATGTATTGGCTAAGTCTAAAGGCTCATCTAATCCGCATAATTTGGTGAAAGCTACAATCCTTGCTTTAAGCGAAATGCGTGATGCTCGCATGGTGGCTCAAAATAGAGGTGTAAGTTTGGATAAAGTATTTAGAGGATAA
- the rplB gene encoding 50S ribosomal protein L2: protein MAVRKFKPTTPGQRHKIIGTFEEITASVPEKSLVYGKRSTGGRNHVGKMTMRYIGGGHKRKYRIIDFKRNKDGVPAVVKTIEYDPNRSARIALLFYADGEKRYIIAPNGLQVGSTLMSGADAAPEIGNALPLENIPVGTVIHNIELRPGQGAVLVRSAGNFAQLTSREGNYCVIKLPSGELRKVLSTCKATIGGVGNSDHALEASGKAGRSRWLGRRPHNRGVVMNPVDHPMGGGEGRQSGGHPRSRTGLYAKGLKTRSPKKQSSKYIIERRK, encoded by the coding sequence ATGGCAGTACGTAAATTTAAGCCCACAACACCGGGGCAGAGACACAAAATTATTGGTACTTTTGAGGAAATTACTGCATCGGTACCAGAAAAATCTCTTGTGTATGGTAAGCGTTCTACAGGTGGTCGTAACCATGTAGGTAAAATGACAATGCGCTATATTGGTGGCGGTCATAAGAGAAAATACCGTATCATAGACTTCAAGAGAAATAAAGACGGTGTTCCAGCAGTGGTAAAGACAATCGAATATGATCCGAACCGTTCGGCTCGTATCGCTTTGTTGTTTTATGCTGATGGAGAAAAAAGATATATTATTGCTCCTAATGGATTGCAAGTGGGCAGCACATTGATGTCTGGAGCGGATGCGGCGCCTGAGATTGGTAACGCACTTCCGTTGGAGAACATCCCGGTAGGTACGGTGATTCATAACATTGAGTTGCGTCCGGGACAAGGTGCTGTCTTGGTTAGATCGGCTGGTAATTTCGCTCAGTTGACTTCGCGTGAAGGTAACTATTGCGTTATTAAATTACCTTCAGGTGAATTGAGAAAGGTTTTATCTACTTGTAAGGCTACTATTGGTGGGGTTGGTAATTCAGACCATGCGTTGGAGGCTTCTGGTAAGGCGGGTCGTTCTCGTTGGTTGGGACGTCGTCCTCACAACCGTGGTGTTGTTATGAACCCTGTTGATCACCCGATGGGTGGTGGTGAAGGTCGTCAGTCTGGAGGTCATCCGAGATCACGTACAGGTTTGTATGCGAAGGGCTTGAAGACTAGATCACCGAAGAAACAGTCTTCTAAGTATATAATAGAAAGAAGAAAGTAA
- the rpsS gene encoding 30S ribosomal protein S19 — protein MSRSLKKGPYINVKLEKKVLAMNESGKKSVVKTWARASMISPDFVGHTIAVHNGNKFIPVYVTENMVGHKLGEFAPTRTFRGHAGNKKK, from the coding sequence ATGAGTCGTTCATTAAAAAAAGGTCCATATATTAATGTAAAACTGGAAAAGAAAGTGCTTGCCATGAATGAAAGCGGCAAGAAGTCAGTTGTTAAGACATGGGCTAGAGCTTCAATGATTTCGCCTGATTTTGTTGGGCATACAATTGCAGTTCATAACGGAAATAAATTTATTCCTGTTTATGTTACAGAAAACATGGTAGGACATAAGTTGGGCGAATTCGCTCCGACACGTACATTCCGTGGCCATGCAGGTAACAAGAAAAAATAA
- the rpsJ gene encoding 30S ribosomal protein S10, with amino-acid sequence MSQKIRIKLKSYDHNLVDKSAEKIVKTVKATGAIVSGPIPLPTHKRIFTVNRSTFVNKKSREQFELSSYKRLIDIYSSTAKTVDALMKLELPSGVEVEIKV; translated from the coding sequence ATGAGTCAGAAAATTAGAATTAAATTGAAATCTTACGACCACAACTTGGTAGATAAGTCAGCTGAGAAGATCGTAAAGACAGTAAAGGCAACCGGTGCGATTGTGAGCGGTCCGATTCCATTGCCTACTCACAAGCGTATTTTTACTGTGAACCGTTCGACTTTCGTTAACAAGAAGTCACGTGAACAGTTTGAATTGTCTTCTTACAAGAGACTGATTGACATCTATAGCTCGACTGCAAAGACAGTAGACGCTTTGATGAAGCTGGAATTACCGAGTGGGGTAGAAGTAGAAATTAAAGTTTAA
- the rplD gene encoding 50S ribosomal protein L4 produces the protein MEVNVLNIKGENTGRTVVLNDAIFGITPNDHAIYMAVKQYMANQRQGTHKSKERSEISGSTRKLGRQKGGGGARRGDINSPLLVGGARVFGPKPRDYSFKLNKKVKLLARKSALSYKAQANNIVVVEDFTFETPKTKDFVNVVNNLKVAGKKLLVVLPEANKNVYLSARNLERTNLAIASALNTYTVLNAETLVVTENALKAIEETLVK, from the coding sequence ATGGAAGTTAATGTATTAAATATTAAAGGTGAGAATACCGGAAGAACAGTTGTCTTGAACGATGCGATTTTCGGGATTACTCCAAATGACCACGCTATTTACATGGCTGTAAAGCAGTACATGGCTAACCAGCGCCAAGGTACTCATAAGTCAAAGGAAAGAAGCGAAATCAGTGGTTCTACTCGTAAATTAGGCCGTCAGAAAGGTGGTGGCGGTGCACGTCGTGGTGATATCAACTCTCCGTTGTTGGTTGGTGGAGCTCGTGTATTTGGTCCGAAGCCTCGTGATTATAGCTTTAAGTTGAATAAGAAAGTGAAACTTTTGGCTCGTAAATCTGCTTTGTCTTATAAGGCTCAGGCAAACAATATCGTTGTAGTTGAAGACTTCACGTTTGAGACTCCGAAAACAAAAGATTTCGTAAATGTTGTGAATAATCTTAAAGTAGCAGGCAAGAAATTGCTTGTTGTTTTGCCGGAAGCTAATAAAAACGTATATTTGTCAGCTCGTAATTTGGAGCGTACAAATTTGGCGATTGCTTCTGCGCTGAATACCTATACGGTGTTGAACGCAGAAACTCTTGTTGTTACAGAGAATGCATTGAAAGCTATCGAGGAAACTTTAGTTAAATAA
- the rplP gene encoding 50S ribosomal protein L16, producing MLQPKKTKFRRQQKGSAKGNAQRGHQLAFGTFGIKSLQTKWITGRQIEAARIAVTRYMQRQGQIWIRIFPDKPITRKPADVRMGKGKGNPEGFVAPVTPGRILIEVEGVSFEVAKEALRLAAQKLPVTTKFIVRRDYDASQNA from the coding sequence ATGTTACAACCGAAAAAGACAAAATTCAGAAGACAGCAGAAAGGTAGCGCAAAGGGGAATGCCCAACGTGGACATCAATTGGCTTTCGGTACTTTTGGCATTAAGTCTTTGCAGACTAAATGGATTACCGGACGTCAGATTGAGGCAGCTCGTATTGCTGTAACTAGATATATGCAACGTCAAGGTCAGATTTGGATCCGTATATTCCCGGATAAGCCTATTACTCGTAAGCCTGCAGATGTGCGTATGGGTAAAGGTAAAGGTAATCCGGAAGGTTTCGTAGCTCCTGTAACTCCAGGACGTATTCTGATTGAGGTAGAGGGAGTATCTTTTGAAGTAGCAAAGGAAGCATTGCGTCTGGCGGCTCAAAAACTTCCTGTTACAACTAAGTTTATTGTTAGACGTGATTATGACGCAAGTCAAAATGCTTAA
- the rplN gene encoding 50S ribosomal protein L14: MIQAESRLTVCDNSGAKEALCIRVLGGTKRRYASVGDVIVVSVKSVIPSSDIKKGAVSKALVVRTKKEIRRADGSYIRFDDNACVLLNNAGEIRGSRIFGPVARELRSANMKVVSLAPEVL, encoded by the coding sequence ATGATACAAGCAGAATCCAGACTTACAGTATGTGATAACAGTGGCGCGAAAGAAGCTCTTTGTATTCGTGTTTTGGGCGGAACAAAGAGACGTTACGCTTCTGTCGGGGATGTGATTGTCGTTTCTGTAAAGAGCGTAATCCCTTCAAGTGATATTAAAAAAGGTGCAGTATCTAAAGCTTTGGTGGTACGTACTAAGAAAGAAATCCGTCGTGCTGATGGTTCTTATATTCGTTTTGATGACAATGCTTGCGTATTGTTGAATAACGCAGGTGAAATTAGGGGAAGTCGTATCTTTGGACCAGTGGCGAGAGAGTTGCGTAGTGCAAACATGAAAGTGGTTTCACTTGCACCTGAAGTACTTTAA
- the rpmD gene encoding 50S ribosomal protein L30 yields MSTIKIKQVKSRIGAPATQKRTLDALGLRKLNHMVELEATPSILGMVEKVRHLVTIVK; encoded by the coding sequence ATGTCAACTATTAAGATTAAACAAGTTAAGAGTAGAATTGGTGCACCTGCGACTCAAAAACGGACATTGGATGCGCTGGGACTTCGTAAATTGAATCATATGGTTGAACTTGAAGCAACTCCTTCTATTCTGGGTATGGTTGAGAAGGTAAGGCATCTTGTTACAATCGTTAAGTAA
- the rpsQ gene encoding 30S ribosomal protein S17 produces MEGRNLRKERTGVVVSNKMDKTITVAAKFKEKHPIYGKFVSKTKKFHAHDEKNECGIGDTVRIMETRPLSKTKRWRVVEIIERAK; encoded by the coding sequence ATGGAAGGTAGAAATTTAAGAAAGGAAAGAACAGGTGTTGTTGTCAGCAACAAAATGGATAAGACCATTACTGTTGCGGCTAAGTTTAAGGAGAAACACCCTATTTATGGTAAGTTCGTTTCTAAAACGAAAAAATTCCATGCTCATGATGAAAAGAATGAATGCGGAATCGGTGATACCGTTCGTATCATGGAAACTCGTCCTTTGAGCAAAACTAAAAGATGGAGAGTGGTTGAAATAATCGAAAGAGCTAAGTAA
- the rpsC gene encoding 30S ribosomal protein S3, translating into MGQKVNPISNRLGIIRGWDSNWYGGKNYGEALLEDSKIRKYLNARLAKASVSRIVIERTLKLVTITVCTARPGIIIGKGGQEVDKLKEELKKITDKDIQINIFEVKRPELDAVIVANNIARQVEGKIAYRRAIKTAIANTMRMGAEGIKVLISGRLNGAEMARSEMYKEGRTPLHTFRADIDYCHTEALTKVGLLGIKVWICRGEVYGKRELAPNFTQTKDNGRGGNGNNGGKNFRRKKNNNR; encoded by the coding sequence ATGGGACAGAAAGTTAATCCGATAAGCAACCGTTTAGGAATAATCAGAGGATGGGATTCTAACTGGTACGGTGGCAAGAATTATGGTGAAGCTTTGCTGGAAGACAGCAAAATTCGTAAATATTTGAATGCCAGACTTGCAAAAGCCAGCGTTTCAAGAATCGTGATCGAACGTACGCTGAAATTGGTGACAATTACTGTATGTACTGCTCGTCCGGGAATTATCATTGGTAAAGGTGGTCAAGAAGTTGATAAATTAAAAGAGGAGTTGAAGAAGATCACCGATAAGGACATTCAAATCAATATCTTTGAAGTAAAAAGACCGGAGCTCGATGCTGTGATTGTGGCAAATAATATCGCTCGCCAGGTGGAAGGTAAGATTGCTTACCGTCGTGCAATCAAGACGGCTATTGCTAATACAATGCGTATGGGTGCTGAAGGTATTAAGGTGTTGATTTCCGGTCGTTTGAACGGTGCAGAAATGGCACGTTCTGAAATGTATAAGGAAGGTCGTACACCATTGCATACTTTCCGTGCAGATATCGATTATTGCCATACAGAGGCACTGACAAAAGTTGGTTTGTTGGGTATTAAAGTATGGATTTGCCGTGGTGAAGTTTATGGAAAACGTGAGTTGGCTCCTAACTTTACCCAGACAAAAGATAACGGCCGTGGCGGAAACGGAAATAATGGTGGCAAGAATTTCCGCAGAAAGAAAAATAACAATCGCTAA
- the rplF gene encoding 50S ribosomal protein L6 translates to MSRIGKLPIVIPAAVTVTLKDNVVSVKGPKGELSQFVNPAIEVTVADGHVVLKENENEMLDNLKQRHAYHGLYRALIHNMVVGVSEGYKKELELVGVGYRATNNGNIIDFALGYTHNIFMQLPPEIKVETKSERNKNPLIILESCDKQLLGQVCAKIRSFRKPEPYKGKGIKFVGEEIRRKSGKSAGAK, encoded by the coding sequence ATGTCAAGAATAGGTAAATTGCCAATTGTTATTCCTGCAGCTGTAACAGTAACTTTGAAGGATAATGTAGTTAGTGTAAAAGGTCCTAAAGGTGAATTGAGTCAGTTTGTGAATCCTGCAATTGAGGTGACTGTTGCAGATGGTCACGTAGTGTTGAAAGAGAATGAGAATGAAATGCTTGACAATTTAAAGCAGCGTCATGCATATCACGGCTTGTACCGTGCATTAATTCACAATATGGTTGTGGGCGTTTCAGAAGGTTATAAGAAGGAATTGGAATTGGTCGGTGTCGGTTACCGTGCAACGAATAACGGTAATATCATTGACTTTGCTTTGGGATATACGCATAATATCTTTATGCAGTTGCCTCCTGAAATAAAGGTTGAGACCAAATCTGAAAGAAATAAGAACCCTCTTATTATATTGGAATCTTGTGACAAACAGCTGCTTGGTCAGGTTTGTGCAAAAATACGTTCTTTCCGTAAGCCTGAACCTTATAAAGGTAAAGGTATTAAGTTTGTTGGTGAAGAAATTCGCAGAAAGTCTGGTAAGTCAGCTGGTGCTAAATAA
- the rplR gene encoding 50S ribosomal protein L18, which yields MTTKIERRIKIKYRVRNKISGTPERPRMSVFRSNKQIYVQVIDDLNGKTLAAASSLGMEVMPKKEQAAKVGELIAKKAQEAGITTVVFDRNGYLYHGRVKEVADAARNGGLKF from the coding sequence ATGACAACAAAAATAGAAAGACGAATTAAGATTAAATATAGAGTACGTAACAAGATTTCAGGTACTCCGGAACGTCCGCGCATGAGCGTTTTTAGAAGCAATAAGCAAATTTATGTTCAAGTTATCGATGATTTGAACGGTAAGACCTTGGCTGCTGCTTCTTCATTGGGTATGGAAGTCATGCCTAAAAAGGAACAAGCTGCTAAAGTTGGTGAGCTGATTGCTAAAAAAGCACAGGAAGCTGGTATTACGACTGTCGTATTTGACCGTAATGGTTACTTATATCATGGGAGAGTAAAAGAAGTGGCTGATGCTGCTCGTAACGGTGGACTTAAATTTTAA
- the rplV gene encoding 50S ribosomal protein L22 — MGARKKISAEKRKEALKTMYFAKLRNVPSSPRKMRLVADMIRGMEVNRALGVLKFSSKAASSKVEKLLRSAIANWETKNERKAEDGELYVTKIFVDEGVTLKRMRPAPRGRGYRIRKRSNHVTLFVDSKNTNDKN, encoded by the coding sequence ATGGGAGCAAGAAAAAAAATATCGGCTGAAAAAAGAAAAGAAGCCCTTAAAACCATGTATTTCGCAAAATTGCGGAATGTGCCGTCTTCTCCACGTAAAATGCGTTTGGTAGCAGATATGATTCGTGGTATGGAAGTGAACCGTGCACTTGGCGTATTGAAGTTTTCTTCAAAAGCTGCTTCTTCAAAAGTGGAAAAATTATTACGTTCTGCTATTGCGAACTGGGAAACGAAGAACGAGCGCAAGGCTGAAGATGGTGAACTTTATGTAACCAAGATTTTTGTTGATGAAGGAGTTACGTTGAAAAGAATGAGACCGGCTCCACGGGGTAGAGGTTACAGAATTCGCAAACGTTCTAACCATGTGACTTTGTTTGTTGATTCTAAAAATACTAATGATAAAAATTAA
- the rpsN gene encoding 30S ribosomal protein S14 has translation MAKESMKAREVRRAKLVAKYAEKRAALKKIVKSGDPVAAFEAAQKLQDLPKNANPIRLHNRCKLTGRPKGYMRQFGISRIQFREMASNGLIPGVKKASW, from the coding sequence ATGGCAAAAGAATCAATGAAAGCTCGTGAAGTAAGAAGAGCTAAGCTGGTAGCCAAATACGCAGAGAAACGTGCGGCGTTGAAGAAAATTGTAAAATCAGGTGATCCTGTTGCTGCATTTGAGGCTGCTCAAAAATTGCAGGACCTGCCTAAAAATGCAAACCCGATTCGCTTGCATAACCGTTGTAAGTTAACGGGGCGTCCTAAAGGCTATATGCGCCAGTTTGGTATTTCACGTATTCAATTTCGTGAAATGGCATCTAATGGACTGATTCCAGGCGTAAAGAAAGCAAGTTGGTAA
- the rplX gene encoding 50S ribosomal protein L24 codes for MSKLHIKKGDTVYVNSGEDKGKTGRVLKVLVKEGRAVVEGINMVSKSTKPNAKNPQGGIVKQEAPIHISNLNPVDPKTGKPTRIGRRESSDGRTFVRYAKKSGEEIK; via the coding sequence ATGAGTAAGTTACATATTAAAAAAGGCGATACAGTTTACGTGAACTCTGGTGAAGATAAAGGTAAAACTGGGCGTGTGTTGAAAGTTCTTGTAAAAGAAGGACGTGCGGTGGTTGAAGGTATCAATATGGTATCTAAGAGCACTAAACCTAATGCAAAGAATCCTCAGGGAGGGATTGTGAAGCAGGAAGCTCCTATTCACATCTCTAACCTGAATCCGGTTGATCCGAAGACTGGTAAACCGACACGTATTGGTAGAAGAGAAAGTTCTGATGGAAGAACATTTGTTCGTTATGCTAAAAAATCGGGAGAGGAGATTAAATAA
- the rpsH gene encoding 30S ribosomal protein S8 — translation MTDPIADYLTRLRNAISAKHRVVEVPASNLKKEITKILFDKGYILNYKFVEDGPQGTIKVALKYDAVNKVNAIKKLIRVSTPGLRKYTGYKDMPRVINGLGIAIISTSKGVMTDKEASALRIGGEVLCYVY, via the coding sequence ATGACAGATCCAATCGCAGATTATCTCACAAGGTTGAGAAATGCAATTAGTGCAAAGCACAGAGTTGTGGAAGTGCCTGCTTCAAACTTGAAAAAGGAGATTACAAAAATCTTGTTTGACAAAGGTTACATCCTGAATTACAAATTTGTAGAAGATGGTCCTCAAGGTACTATCAAAGTGGCTTTGAAGTATGATGCCGTAAATAAGGTAAATGCTATCAAGAAGCTGATTAGAGTATCCACTCCAGGTTTGCGTAAGTATACTGGCTACAAGGACATGCCGAGAGTTATTAACGGATTAGGTATTGCTATTATATCTACTTCCAAAGGTGTAATGACTGATAAGGAGGCTTCTGCTTTGAGAATAGGCGGTGAAGTTCTTTGTTACGTATATTAA
- the rplC gene encoding 50S ribosomal protein L3: MPGLLGKKIGMTSVFSADGKNVPCTVIEAGPCVVTQIKSVEKDGYAAVQLGFQDMKEKHTTKPLMGHFKKAGVTPKRHLAEFKDFSEELNLGDTITVELFNDAPYVDVIGTSKGKGYQGVVKRHGFGGVGQTTHGQHNRARKPGSIGACSYPAKVFKGMRMAGHMGCDRVTTHNLQVLKVIPEHNLLLIKGSVPGYKGSIVIIEK; this comes from the coding sequence ATGCCAGGATTATTAGGAAAGAAAATCGGAATGACATCCGTTTTCAGTGCTGATGGTAAGAATGTACCATGCACTGTTATCGAAGCTGGTCCTTGTGTAGTTACTCAGATTAAGAGTGTAGAAAAAGATGGCTATGCAGCTGTTCAGTTGGGTTTCCAAGACATGAAGGAAAAGCACACAACCAAACCGCTGATGGGTCATTTCAAAAAAGCTGGAGTAACTCCCAAGAGACACTTGGCCGAGTTCAAAGATTTCTCAGAAGAATTGAATTTAGGTGACACCATTACCGTAGAATTGTTTAATGACGCTCCTTATGTAGACGTTATTGGAACATCAAAGGGTAAAGGCTATCAGGGTGTTGTAAAACGCCATGGATTTGGTGGTGTAGGTCAGACTACTCACGGTCAGCATAACCGTGCGCGTAAGCCCGGTTCTATCGGTGCATGTTCATATCCCGCTAAAGTGTTCAAGGGAATGCGTATGGCTGGACACATGGGTTGCGACAGAGTGACTACTCATAACTTGCAAGTATTAAAAGTTATCCCCGAACATAATTTACTTTTGATTAAAGGTTCCGTTCCGGGTTACAAAGGTTCAATCGTAATAATTGAGAAATAA
- the rpmC gene encoding 50S ribosomal protein L29, with product MKIAEIREIATNELAERIQTEVANYNQMVLNHSISPLENPAQIKSLRRTIARMKCELRQRELNNK from the coding sequence ATGAAGATTGCAGAAATTAGAGAAATAGCTACCAATGAATTGGCTGAAAGAATTCAGACCGAAGTCGCTAATTATAATCAGATGGTGTTGAACCATTCAATTTCTCCGTTAGAAAATCCTGCACAAATCAAGTCATTGCGTAGAACCATTGCACGCATGAAATGTGAATTGCGTCAGAGAGAACTTAACAACAAATAA